From a single Streptomyces rubradiris genomic region:
- a CDS encoding lytic transglycosylase domain-containing protein — protein MSMRRARRPLTVRTRKGLRSTALVVTVVAALTASQAPGLTGRTEEAKDAHAAPPADEDHRPVTNAPYAEPAPPGDGSYHTELPPLAVRSGVASPAVLRDTRAQSGIPATVLRAYRAAETSVARTDPGCRLPWELLAAIGKVESGHAGGGAVGPDGTTTRRITGPALDGRGFALIRDTDGGSRDGDRRYDRAVGPMQFLPSTWARWGTDGNGDGRADPDNVFDAALAAGHYLCAGDRDLSRNADQAEAVLSYNHSRSYLELVRRWLEFYSGGVHAVPDGTGVPPRSPGAGGDTPAAEPADGAGGGAGNKGAGDGDGDIIVGPDPTPPGNPGPSPSAPSPTPAPTSASPAPTPSAPTTPPASPEPSRSPGQPTGSPTPSTTPAPTAEPSPSPTEPDDCATSSATPSPTPSSSASPTPCPTAVTG, from the coding sequence ATGTCCATGCGCCGCGCACGACGCCCGCTCACCGTCCGGACCCGCAAGGGGCTGCGGAGCACCGCCCTCGTCGTGACGGTCGTGGCGGCCCTCACCGCGTCCCAGGCGCCCGGCCTCACCGGCCGCACCGAGGAGGCGAAGGACGCCCACGCGGCACCGCCGGCCGACGAGGACCACCGGCCGGTCACAAACGCCCCGTACGCCGAACCCGCCCCGCCCGGCGACGGTTCGTACCACACGGAACTGCCGCCCCTGGCCGTGCGGTCCGGCGTGGCTTCCCCGGCCGTTCTGCGCGACACGCGCGCCCAGTCCGGCATCCCGGCCACCGTGCTGCGTGCCTACCGGGCCGCCGAGACCTCGGTCGCCCGGACCGATCCAGGCTGCCGACTGCCCTGGGAACTGCTCGCGGCGATCGGCAAGGTCGAATCCGGCCACGCGGGCGGCGGCGCCGTCGGCCCGGACGGCACCACCACGCGCCGGATCACCGGGCCCGCCCTCGACGGCCGCGGTTTCGCCCTGATCCGGGACACCGACGGCGGGTCCCGTGACGGCGACCGGCGCTACGACCGCGCGGTGGGCCCGATGCAGTTCCTGCCCTCCACCTGGGCCCGCTGGGGCACGGACGGCAACGGCGACGGCCGGGCCGACCCGGACAACGTCTTCGACGCGGCCCTGGCGGCCGGACACTACCTGTGCGCGGGCGACCGTGACCTGAGCCGGAACGCCGACCAGGCCGAAGCGGTCCTCAGCTACAACCACTCGCGGTCCTACCTCGAACTGGTCAGGCGCTGGCTGGAGTTCTACAGCGGGGGAGTCCACGCCGTACCGGACGGCACGGGTGTGCCGCCGCGGAGCCCCGGCGCGGGCGGCGACACACCGGCGGCCGAGCCCGCCGACGGCGCGGGCGGCGGCGCGGGGAACAAAGGCGCGGGGGACGGCGACGGGGACATCATCGTCGGCCCGGACCCGACCCCGCCGGGCAACCCCGGGCCGTCCCCCTCCGCTCCCTCGCCGACCCCTGCCCCGACATCGGCCTCCCCGGCCCCGACCCCCTCCGCTCCGACGACGCCCCCGGCGAGCCCGGAGCCCTCCCGGTCACCCGGGCAGCCGACGGGCAGTCCGACACCGTCCACCACACCGGCCCCGACGGCCGAGCCGAGCCCGTCGCCCACCGAACCGGACGACTGCGCCACCTCATCCGCCACTCCGTCCCCCACCCCCAGCAGCTCCGCGAGCCCGACGCCGTGCCCCACCGCCGTGACCGGGTGA
- a CDS encoding MCE family protein — protein MITRAVRLKNLAFLLIAVLACSYLGIRYADLGRYAGVADYYTVDVLLPRTGGLFTHSDVTYRGVSVGRVGPIGLTADGVVAELRIKKSAPRIPADARAVVAGLSAVGEQYIDLRPRGDDGPYLADGARIEQSDTQVPAPVTDVLAGIDDLTRSVPLEDLRTVVDEFGKTFEGHGDDLQALLDSGDAFLRAADRNLPATTRLIADGETVLRTQAEETRAIRDFAGGAEELARTLKGSDADLRRLLATAPEAATQVSAVLRDLDPSLGVVLANLLTTSEIAVTRQRGLEELLVKYPAAVSAGATAVDGGKLNLGMAVTFFKPLPCTAGYGATRYRNGLDLGTAPALNTGAACTASAADGYNVRGSAHAPEGGPVPDPARPGSLPSGGAAAPGGTAGALPGALALPGQDGAAPKDMADLLLPGTGSTR, from the coding sequence GTGATCACCCGCGCCGTCCGGCTGAAGAACCTCGCCTTCCTCCTCATCGCCGTGCTCGCCTGCTCCTACCTCGGCATCCGCTACGCCGACCTCGGCCGGTACGCCGGGGTCGCCGACTACTACACGGTCGACGTGCTCCTGCCGCGGACCGGCGGCCTGTTCACCCACTCCGACGTCACCTACCGGGGCGTCTCGGTGGGCCGCGTCGGACCGATCGGCCTCACCGCGGACGGTGTCGTGGCCGAACTGCGCATCAAGAAGTCCGCCCCGCGCATACCCGCCGACGCCCGTGCCGTGGTCGCCGGGCTCTCCGCCGTCGGCGAGCAGTACATCGACCTGCGCCCGCGCGGCGACGACGGTCCCTACCTCGCCGACGGCGCCCGGATCGAACAGTCCGACACCCAGGTCCCCGCACCCGTCACGGACGTACTCGCCGGCATCGACGACCTGACCCGGTCCGTACCGCTGGAGGACCTGCGCACGGTCGTGGACGAGTTCGGCAAGACCTTCGAAGGGCACGGCGACGACCTCCAGGCGCTGCTCGACAGCGGCGACGCCTTCCTGCGGGCCGCCGACCGCAACCTGCCCGCCACCACCCGGCTCATCGCCGACGGCGAGACCGTGCTGCGCACCCAGGCCGAAGAGACCCGCGCCATCCGGGACTTCGCCGGCGGAGCCGAGGAACTGGCCCGTACCCTCAAGGGCTCCGACGCCGACCTGCGCCGCCTCCTCGCCACCGCGCCCGAGGCCGCCACCCAGGTCAGCGCGGTCCTGCGGGACCTCGACCCGAGCCTCGGCGTCGTCCTCGCCAACCTGCTCACCACCTCCGAGATCGCCGTCACCCGGCAGCGCGGCCTGGAGGAACTGCTCGTGAAGTACCCCGCGGCCGTGTCCGCCGGGGCCACCGCCGTCGACGGAGGGAAGCTGAACCTCGGCATGGCCGTCACCTTCTTCAAGCCCCTGCCCTGCACCGCCGGTTACGGCGCCACCCGCTACCGCAACGGACTCGACCTCGGCACCGCGCCCGCCCTCAACACCGGCGCGGCGTGCACCGCCTCCGCCGCGGACGGGTACAACGTACGCGGCTCGGCACACGCGCCCGAGGGCGGCCCGGTCCCCGACCCGGCGCGGCCCGGCTCCCTGCCCTCCGGCGGCGCGGCGGCACCGGGCGGCACCGCCGGCGCGCTGCCCGGCGCCCTCGCCCTGCCCGGCCAGGACGGCGCGGCGCCGAAGGACATGGCGGACCTCCTCCTGCCCGGCACCGGGAGCACACGGTGA
- a CDS encoding MCE family protein: MKLLTRPADPPAEAVRRRTLTKPGAARLTVGGLLALGLTLALGAATLGLTRFDGVQELPLPGGADLGDHPYTVTAELRDVLSLVPQAAVKVNDVAVGRVTGIELDGWSARVTMKINGAVRLPADATARVGQSSLLGEKYIQLAAPARETGAGRLADGAVIPVSRTSRNTEVEEVFGALSLLLNGGGVNQLKTITRELNEALGGREGDVRSVLKRVDTLVTDLDDHRGDITDALDAVNRLSATLATREDDVATVLTDLSPGLKTLDRQRGSLLTMLRSLDTLSEVAVATIDASKDDMIADLKAIAPSLKALADAGTDLPDSLQVLLTYPFTDEVLRGVKGDYLNVYLEMTAAPGTRIIPPLVPRSTPAPTASAQPGTTAREGTGKAPRTAPAPTSPLPLPAVSTPASAGTGSGAPTPGGELG, from the coding sequence ATGAAACTCCTCACCCGGCCCGCCGACCCGCCGGCCGAGGCGGTCCGCAGGCGGACGCTGACCAAACCGGGCGCGGCCCGCCTCACCGTCGGCGGACTGCTCGCCCTCGGCCTGACCCTGGCCCTCGGCGCGGCCACCCTCGGGCTGACGCGCTTCGACGGCGTCCAGGAACTGCCGCTGCCCGGCGGCGCCGACCTCGGCGACCACCCGTACACCGTCACGGCGGAACTGCGCGACGTGCTCAGCCTGGTGCCGCAGGCGGCGGTGAAGGTCAACGACGTCGCCGTCGGCCGGGTCACCGGCATCGAACTCGACGGCTGGTCCGCCCGCGTCACCATGAAGATCAACGGCGCGGTACGGCTGCCCGCCGACGCCACCGCCCGGGTCGGACAGTCCAGTCTGCTCGGCGAGAAGTACATCCAGCTCGCGGCGCCCGCCCGGGAGACCGGCGCCGGGCGGCTCGCGGACGGCGCCGTCATCCCGGTCTCCCGCACCAGCCGCAACACCGAGGTCGAGGAGGTGTTCGGCGCGCTGTCCCTGCTGCTCAACGGCGGCGGCGTCAACCAGCTCAAGACCATCACCCGGGAACTGAACGAGGCGCTCGGCGGCCGGGAGGGCGACGTCCGCTCCGTACTGAAACGGGTCGACACCCTGGTGACCGACCTCGACGACCACCGGGGCGACATCACCGACGCGCTCGACGCCGTCAACCGGCTCTCCGCGACCCTCGCCACCCGCGAGGACGACGTCGCCACCGTCCTCACCGACCTCTCACCCGGACTGAAGACCCTCGACCGGCAACGCGGCTCGCTGCTGACCATGCTGCGCTCCCTCGACACGCTCTCCGAGGTCGCCGTCGCCACCATCGACGCGAGCAAGGACGACATGATCGCCGACCTCAAGGCCATCGCGCCCTCCCTGAAGGCCCTCGCGGACGCGGGCACGGACCTGCCCGACTCGCTCCAGGTGCTGCTCACCTACCCGTTCACCGACGAGGTGCTGCGCGGAGTGAAGGGCGACTACCTCAACGTCTACCTGGAGATGACGGCCGCGCCGGGAACGCGGATCATCCCGCCGCTGGTGCCGCGGAGCACGCCCGCCCCGACCGCGAGCGCACAGCCCGGCACGACCGCCCGCGAAGGCACCGGCAAGGCACCCCGGACCGCCCCCGCTCCCACCTCGCCGCTGCCCCTGCCCGCCGTCTCCACCCCCGCCTCCGCCGGCACCGGCTCCGGGGCACCCACGCCGGGAGGTGAACTCGGGTGA
- a CDS encoding MCE family protein, whose product MSTRRKLLACALALTVLIAAGLAAVRVLGSDGTRLTAYFDRAVGIYAGSDLRILGVRVGEVESVRPQGTTVRVGLRVDEGVKVPDGARAVVVAPSVVSDRYVQLTPAYRDGPALADGAVLPAARNRTPVEIDQLYDSITELSRALGPDGANSAGALSGLLRTGAANLRGNGEAIGESIEQFGKAAKTLDGSSDHLFDTLSRLQAFTTMLKEKDDDVRTAQERLAEVVGVFADNKDDLAGALAELGTALGQVKTFIEDNRGALKENVDRLVPLTRTLVEQRASLAEALDVAPLAAANVVNAYNPDTRTLDGRANLNEISLGGPLLPLYPTDGITASGKGQR is encoded by the coding sequence ATGAGCACCCGCCGGAAACTCCTCGCCTGCGCGCTCGCCCTGACGGTGCTGATCGCCGCCGGGCTCGCCGCCGTACGGGTCCTCGGCTCCGACGGCACCCGCCTCACCGCCTACTTCGACCGCGCCGTCGGCATCTACGCCGGATCCGACCTGCGGATCCTCGGCGTACGGGTCGGCGAGGTCGAGTCGGTGCGGCCGCAGGGCACCACGGTACGGGTCGGCCTCCGGGTCGACGAGGGCGTCAAGGTACCCGACGGCGCCCGCGCCGTCGTCGTCGCACCGAGCGTCGTCTCCGACCGGTACGTGCAGCTCACCCCCGCCTACCGCGACGGCCCGGCCCTCGCCGACGGCGCCGTCCTGCCCGCCGCCCGCAACCGCACCCCCGTCGAGATAGACCAGCTCTACGACTCGATCACCGAACTCAGCCGGGCGCTCGGCCCCGACGGCGCCAACTCCGCCGGCGCGCTGTCCGGCCTGCTGCGCACCGGGGCGGCCAACCTCCGCGGCAACGGCGAGGCCATCGGCGAGAGCATCGAGCAGTTCGGCAAGGCGGCCAAGACCCTCGACGGCAGCAGTGACCACCTGTTCGACACGCTGAGCCGGCTCCAGGCCTTCACCACCATGCTCAAGGAGAAGGACGACGACGTGCGCACCGCCCAGGAACGCCTGGCCGAGGTCGTCGGCGTCTTCGCCGACAACAAGGACGACCTCGCGGGCGCCCTGGCCGAACTCGGCACCGCCCTGGGCCAGGTCAAGACCTTCATCGAGGACAACCGGGGCGCGCTGAAGGAGAACGTGGACCGGCTCGTCCCCCTCACCCGGACCCTGGTCGAGCAGCGGGCCTCCCTCGCCGAGGCCCTGGACGTGGCGCCGCTGGCCGCGGCCAACGTCGTCAACGCCTACAACCCCGACACCCGCACCCTCGACGGCCGCGCCAACCTCAACGAGATCAGCCTGGGCGGCCCGCTGCTGCCGCTGTACCCGACGGACGGCATCACGGCGTCCGGGAAGGGACAGCGATGA
- a CDS encoding MCE family protein produces the protein MRPFARGGGTGRPDAARRPRFKPVRERDPRAVGVVGLLALALLAVLVLRVDRLPFGGGTTYSADFSEAAGLDEGDEVRVAGVKVGEVTGVALDGPKVKVSFEVEDAWIGDRTTAAIAIKTVLGDKYLALDPLGAARQDPGSRIPLTRTTSPYDVTQALQDLGGTIDALDTRRLADSFETISKTFANSPPHVRKAADGLSALSKTVSRRDTELAELLRGSARFTQTLKDKKSSFEILLRDGGSLLGELRDRRDAIQALLEGSRDLGTELGGLVEDNDRQLGPTLEALGRVTTVLEKNSAQLGKTLALAGPYYRLVGNTLGNGRWFDSYLCGVVPRAYLPEGSRPSTGCVPPKQPAAAERKGER, from the coding sequence ATGAGACCCTTCGCACGGGGCGGCGGCACCGGCCGGCCGGACGCGGCCCGGCGCCCGCGCTTCAAGCCGGTCAGGGAACGGGACCCCCGTGCCGTGGGCGTCGTCGGACTGCTCGCCCTCGCCCTGCTCGCCGTCCTCGTCCTGCGGGTGGACCGGCTGCCGTTCGGCGGCGGCACCACCTACAGCGCCGACTTCTCCGAGGCGGCCGGGCTCGACGAGGGCGACGAGGTGCGCGTCGCCGGCGTCAAGGTCGGGGAGGTCACCGGCGTCGCCCTCGACGGCCCCAAGGTCAAGGTCAGCTTCGAGGTCGAGGACGCCTGGATCGGCGACCGGACGACCGCGGCCATCGCCATCAAGACCGTCCTCGGCGACAAGTACCTGGCGCTCGACCCGCTCGGCGCCGCCCGCCAGGACCCCGGCAGCCGCATCCCGCTGACCCGCACCACCTCCCCGTACGACGTGACCCAGGCGCTCCAGGACCTCGGCGGCACCATCGACGCCCTCGACACCCGGCGGCTCGCGGACAGCTTCGAGACCATCTCCAAGACCTTCGCCAACTCCCCGCCCCACGTGCGCAAGGCCGCCGACGGCCTGTCCGCGCTGTCGAAGACCGTCTCCCGGCGCGACACCGAACTCGCCGAACTCCTGCGCGGCAGCGCCAGGTTCACCCAGACGCTGAAGGACAAGAAGTCCAGTTTCGAGATCCTCCTGCGGGACGGAGGCTCCCTGCTCGGCGAGTTGCGCGACCGCCGCGACGCCATCCAGGCGCTGCTCGAGGGAAGCCGGGACCTCGGCACCGAACTCGGCGGCCTCGTCGAGGACAACGACCGGCAGCTGGGCCCCACCCTTGAGGCGCTCGGCCGGGTCACCACCGTCCTGGAGAAGAACAGCGCCCAGCTCGGCAAGACCCTCGCACTGGCCGGACCCTACTACCGCCTCGTCGGCAACACCCTCGGCAACGGCCGCTGGTTCGACAGCTACCTGTGCGGCGTCGTCCCCCGCGCCTATCTGCCCGAGGGCTCCCGGCCCTCGACCGGCTGCGTGCCGCCGAAACAGCCGGCCGCGGCCGAGCGGAAAGGTGAGCGATGA
- a CDS encoding MCE family protein, producing the protein MTAPDHAHTRRRSLAGPLLKSLAFVMVTGLATAVLGLSVADTGIGGGTATYRALFTDVTGLDEGASVRISGVKVGEVTDVRVVHRRTAQVTFTVREDRRLPRSATAAVKYLNMVGQRYVALDRGSGDLTGTLRPGDTIPLERTTPALDLTLLFNGFKPLFEGLSPKDVNELAGSIVQVLQGEGATVDSLIRHIGSLSTTVAAKDKVIGEVVDNLGTVLRTLNEREAGFDDLVATLRSLVTGFNDDREPLGEAVQAMGELTTVTAGLLQDGRAPLKKDIRELGRLSTGLAEHTPQIEDFLDRSPAKMSALARLSSYGSWFNLYLCEARVSGVTTSDGSEAPTGIALTESRCRG; encoded by the coding sequence ATGACCGCCCCCGACCACGCCCACACCCGACGGCGCTCCCTGGCCGGACCGCTGCTGAAGTCGCTGGCCTTCGTGATGGTGACCGGCCTCGCCACCGCCGTGCTCGGCCTCAGCGTCGCCGACACCGGCATCGGCGGCGGCACCGCCACCTATCGGGCGCTGTTCACCGACGTCACCGGCCTCGACGAGGGCGCCAGTGTGCGGATCTCCGGGGTGAAGGTCGGTGAGGTGACCGACGTGCGGGTCGTCCACCGCCGCACCGCACAGGTCACCTTCACCGTCCGCGAGGACCGCCGGCTGCCCCGGTCGGCCACCGCCGCCGTGAAGTACCTCAACATGGTCGGCCAGCGCTACGTGGCCCTCGACCGGGGCAGCGGAGACCTCACCGGCACCCTCCGGCCGGGCGACACCATCCCGTTGGAGCGCACCACCCCCGCCCTGGACCTGACCCTGCTCTTCAACGGGTTCAAGCCGCTGTTCGAAGGACTCTCCCCGAAGGACGTCAACGAACTCGCCGGGTCCATCGTCCAGGTGCTGCAGGGCGAGGGCGCCACCGTCGACAGCCTGATCCGCCACATCGGCTCGCTCAGCACCACCGTCGCCGCCAAGGACAAGGTGATCGGCGAAGTCGTCGACAACCTCGGCACCGTCCTGCGGACCCTCAACGAACGCGAGGCCGGCTTCGACGACCTCGTCGCCACCCTGCGGTCCCTCGTCACCGGCTTCAACGACGACCGCGAACCCCTCGGCGAAGCCGTCCAGGCCATGGGCGAGCTGACCACCGTCACCGCCGGACTCCTCCAGGACGGCCGCGCGCCCCTGAAGAAGGACATCCGCGAACTGGGCCGGCTGTCGACGGGCCTGGCCGAACACACCCCGCAGATCGAGGACTTCCTCGACCGCAGCCCCGCCAAGATGTCCGCCCTGGCCCGGCTCTCCTCCTACGGATCGTGGTTCAACCTCTACCTGTGCGAGGCACGGGTGAGCGGCGTGACCACCTCCGACGGCTCCGAGGCACCGACCGGTATCGCCCTCACCGAATCGAGGTGCCGCGGATGA
- a CDS encoding MCE family protein: MSRPRGDTLRRRFAGVVFLLVPALLIWLAVAVYDKRFTDSAPVVVETGSVGNEMHLGAEVKLRGVVVGEVRAVHATGDGARLTLAMKPGALDRVPSDVRAQMLPTTLFGERYVALVPPARPSPRPLTAGAVIPQDRSANAVELQQVLDNVLPMLTAVQPHKLSATLSAVSQALEGRGDRLGATLTRLDAHLRRFNPQLPTLNRDLKELVKVSHVYADAAPDILAALTDFTTTSGTLAEQEAELAGTFGATTKAAEDMTAFLQRNADNIIQLSAASRPTLELLAEYSPSFPCTLRTLAEFVPAMDKALGKGTDRPGIHVDVTTVPSRGAYRPGRDTPVYDAGGGPRCHPVPYLGTAAEPATTAYPRTGSELGPANTPQENDLIDELLAPATGRPPGELPDWSSLLAGPAYRGTEVTLG, translated from the coding sequence ATGAGCCGACCACGAGGCGACACGCTGCGCCGCCGCTTCGCCGGGGTGGTGTTCCTGCTGGTGCCCGCCCTGCTGATCTGGCTGGCCGTCGCCGTCTACGACAAGAGGTTCACCGACTCCGCCCCGGTGGTCGTCGAGACCGGCAGCGTCGGCAACGAGATGCACCTGGGCGCCGAGGTCAAACTGCGCGGCGTCGTCGTCGGCGAGGTCCGCGCCGTCCACGCCACCGGCGACGGCGCCCGGCTCACCCTCGCCATGAAACCCGGCGCCCTCGACCGGGTGCCGTCCGACGTGCGCGCGCAGATGCTGCCGACCACGCTGTTCGGCGAACGGTACGTCGCGCTCGTACCGCCCGCGCGCCCCTCGCCACGGCCGCTGACCGCCGGGGCCGTCATCCCGCAGGACCGCTCCGCGAACGCCGTGGAACTCCAGCAGGTCCTCGACAACGTGCTGCCGATGCTCACCGCCGTCCAGCCGCACAAGCTCTCCGCCACCCTCTCCGCCGTCTCCCAGGCCCTGGAGGGCCGCGGCGACCGGCTCGGCGCCACCCTCACCCGGCTCGACGCGCACCTGCGCCGGTTCAACCCCCAGCTGCCCACGCTCAACCGCGACCTCAAGGAACTGGTGAAGGTCAGCCATGTCTACGCGGACGCCGCCCCCGACATCCTCGCCGCGCTCACCGACTTCACCACCACCAGCGGCACCCTCGCCGAGCAGGAGGCCGAACTCGCCGGCACCTTCGGCGCCACCACCAAGGCGGCCGAGGACATGACCGCCTTCCTCCAGCGGAACGCGGACAACATCATCCAGCTCAGCGCCGCGAGCCGGCCCACCCTGGAACTGCTCGCCGAGTACTCCCCGTCCTTCCCCTGCACCCTGCGCACCCTCGCCGAGTTCGTGCCCGCCATGGACAAGGCGCTCGGCAAGGGCACCGACCGGCCCGGCATCCACGTCGACGTCACCACCGTGCCCTCGCGCGGCGCCTACCGCCCCGGCCGCGACACCCCGGTCTACGACGCCGGGGGCGGCCCCCGCTGCCACCCCGTCCCCTACCTCGGCACCGCCGCGGAACCCGCCACGACGGCATACCCGCGAACCGGTTCCGAACTCGGCCCGGCCAACACCCCGCAGGAGAACGACCTCATCGACGAACTGCTGGCCCCCGCCACCGGCCGGCCCCCAGGCGAACTGCCCGACTGGAGCAGCCTGCTGGCCGGCCCGGCCTACCGCGGCACGGAGGTGACCCTCGGATGA
- a CDS encoding MlaE family ABC transporter permease: protein MASPLAWLDRSGDHLLFYTRALLWIPRALRRYLKEVQRLLAEVAFGTGGLGVIGGTIGVMIAMTLFTGTVVGLQGYAALDQIGTAAFTGFVSAYFNTREIAPLVAGLALSATVGAGFTAQLGAMRINEEVDALEGMGIRSMPYLVTTRVIAGVVAIIPLYAIGLLSSYLSSRLVTVLFNGQSRGTYDHYFNLFLSPTDVLLSVLKVLIFSVMVILAHCYYGYRAAGGPAGVGVAVGRSVRNAIVLISVTDFFLSLALWGATTTVKVAG, encoded by the coding sequence ATGGCCTCCCCGCTCGCCTGGCTCGACCGCTCCGGCGACCACCTGCTCTTCTACACCCGGGCCCTGCTGTGGATCCCGCGCGCCCTGCGCCGCTACCTCAAAGAGGTCCAGCGCCTCCTCGCCGAGGTCGCCTTCGGCACCGGAGGGCTCGGCGTCATCGGCGGCACCATCGGCGTGATGATCGCGATGACCCTGTTCACCGGGACCGTCGTCGGACTCCAGGGGTACGCGGCCCTCGACCAGATCGGCACCGCCGCGTTCACCGGATTCGTCTCCGCCTACTTCAACACCCGCGAGATCGCCCCCCTCGTCGCCGGGCTCGCCCTCTCCGCGACCGTCGGCGCCGGCTTCACCGCGCAGCTCGGCGCCATGCGCATCAACGAGGAGGTCGACGCCCTCGAAGGCATGGGCATCCGCTCCATGCCCTACCTCGTCACCACCCGCGTCATCGCCGGGGTCGTCGCCATCATCCCCCTCTACGCGATCGGCCTGCTCTCCTCCTACCTGTCCTCCCGACTGGTCACCGTCCTGTTCAACGGCCAGTCGCGGGGCACCTACGACCACTACTTCAACCTGTTCCTCTCCCCGACGGACGTGCTCCTGTCCGTGCTGAAGGTGCTGATCTTCAGCGTGATGGTGATCCTCGCCCACTGCTACTACGGCTACCGCGCCGCCGGCGGCCCGGCCGGCGTCGGCGTCGCCGTGGGCCGGTCCGTACGCAACGCCATCGTGCTGATCAGCGTCACCGACTTCTTCCTGTCGCTCGCCCTGTGGGGCGCGACCACGACCGTGAAGGTGGCGGGGTGA
- a CDS encoding MlaE family ABC transporter permease, translating into MITGALRQTGRLFALAVEVGRAMFRRPFQFREFIEQFWFVAGVTILPAALVSIPFGAVIALQVGSLTRQLGAQSFTGGASVLAVVQQASPLIVALLIAGAGGSAICADLGSRKIREELEAMEVMGVSPVQRLVVPRVLATMGVAVLLNGLVSVVGTLGGYFFNVILQDGTPAAYLSSFSSLAQPADLYISELKALVFGFIAGIVAAFRGLNPRGGPKGVGDAVNQSVVITFLLLFFVNMVMTVLYLRIVPPKGG; encoded by the coding sequence ATGATCACCGGAGCGCTGCGGCAGACCGGGCGGCTCTTCGCGCTCGCCGTCGAGGTCGGCCGTGCCATGTTCCGGCGGCCCTTCCAGTTCCGCGAGTTCATCGAGCAGTTCTGGTTCGTCGCCGGAGTCACCATCCTGCCCGCCGCTCTCGTCTCCATCCCCTTCGGCGCGGTCATCGCGCTCCAGGTCGGCTCGCTCACCCGGCAACTGGGCGCCCAGTCCTTCACCGGGGGCGCCAGCGTGCTCGCCGTCGTCCAGCAGGCCAGCCCGCTCATCGTCGCCCTGCTGATCGCCGGCGCCGGCGGCTCCGCCATCTGCGCCGACCTGGGCTCCCGCAAGATCCGCGAAGAGCTGGAGGCCATGGAGGTCATGGGCGTCTCGCCCGTCCAGCGCCTGGTCGTGCCCCGGGTGCTGGCCACCATGGGCGTGGCGGTCCTGCTCAACGGCCTGGTCTCCGTCGTCGGCACCCTCGGCGGCTACTTCTTCAACGTCATCCTGCAGGACGGCACCCCCGCCGCCTACCTGTCCAGCTTCTCCTCCCTCGCCCAGCCGGCCGATCTCTACATCAGCGAACTCAAGGCCCTGGTCTTCGGGTTCATCGCGGGTATCGTCGCCGCCTTCCGGGGGCTCAACCCGCGTGGCGGTCCCAAGGGGGTCGGCGACGCCGTCAACCAGTCCGTCGTCATCACCTTCCTCCTGCTCTTCTTCGTCAACATGGTCATGACGGTCCTGTACCTCCGGATCGTCCCGCCGAAGGGGGGCTGA
- a CDS encoding ABC transporter ATP-binding protein, whose product MGVEVVVEGLTKSFGKQSIWRDVTLTLPAGEVSVMLGPSGTGKTVFLKSLVGLLKPEKGRVLINGVDMVNSPEREIYETRKLFGLMFQDGALFGSMSLFDNIAFPLREHTRKKESEIRRIVMERIEIVGLLGAEGKLPGEISGGMRKRAGLARALVLDPQIILCDEPDSGLDPVRTAYLSQLLIDLNAQLDATMLIVTHNLDIAATVPDNMGMLFRRELVTFGPREVLLTSEEPVVAQFLAGRREGPIGMSEEKDAATLAAEASTARATAEPRRIVPQLEPSPGLPYRRAVTRRRERVLRMIDQLPSAARAAILRTYADSAAPPTRPIPAAGSGA is encoded by the coding sequence ATGGGCGTCGAAGTGGTGGTCGAAGGTCTGACCAAGTCCTTCGGTAAGCAGAGCATCTGGCGGGACGTGACACTCACTCTTCCGGCCGGAGAAGTAAGCGTCATGCTGGGGCCGTCCGGCACCGGGAAGACCGTCTTCCTGAAGTCGCTCGTCGGGCTGCTCAAACCCGAGAAAGGCCGGGTGCTCATCAATGGGGTGGACATGGTGAACAGCCCCGAGCGGGAAATCTATGAGACCCGTAAGTTGTTCGGGCTCATGTTCCAGGACGGGGCCCTGTTCGGATCCATGTCGCTGTTCGACAATATCGCCTTCCCGTTGCGCGAGCACACCCGCAAGAAGGAGTCGGAGATCCGCCGCATCGTCATGGAGCGGATCGAGATCGTCGGACTGCTGGGCGCGGAGGGCAAACTGCCGGGGGAGATCAGCGGAGGCATGCGCAAACGGGCCGGACTGGCCCGCGCGCTCGTGCTGGACCCGCAGATCATCCTCTGTGACGAACCGGACTCCGGCCTCGACCCGGTCCGCACCGCCTACCTCTCCCAGCTGCTGATCGACCTGAACGCGCAGCTCGACGCGACGATGCTCATCGTCACCCACAACCTCGACATCGCCGCCACCGTGCCCGACAACATGGGGATGCTCTTCCGGCGCGAACTCGTCACCTTCGGCCCGCGCGAGGTGCTGCTCACCAGCGAGGAACCGGTGGTCGCCCAGTTCCTCGCCGGCCGGCGTGAAGGCCCCATCGGAATGTCGGAGGAGAAGGACGCGGCCACCCTCGCGGCCGAGGCGAGCACCGCCCGCGCCACCGCCGAGCCCCGCAGGATCGTGCCGCAGCTGGAGCCGTCGCCCGGACTGCCGTACCGCCGCGCCGTCACCCGACGGCGGGAACGCGTCCTGCGGATGATCGACCAACTGCCCTCCGCCGCCCGCGCCGCCATCCTGCGGACCTACGCGGACAGCGCCGCGCCACCCACCCGGCCGATCCCCGCCGCCGGGAGCGGCGCATGA